In Bradyrhizobium lablabi, one DNA window encodes the following:
- a CDS encoding GNAT family N-acetyltransferase — MPWPEPVTLSGPYAQLKPLSHDHVDGLVEAVKDGELWKLWYTSVPRAEDMGKEIDRRLGLQASGSMLPWTVFDADGKIAGMTTYMNVDAPNRRVEIGSTWYAQRVQRSAVNTQCKLLLLGHAFEKLDCIAVEFRTHFFNHQSRRGIERLGAKLDGILRNHSIAPNGTLRDTVVYSIIASEWPTVRAHLNYQLNEKAR; from the coding sequence ATGCCCTGGCCTGAACCGGTAACGCTGAGCGGTCCCTACGCGCAGCTAAAACCCCTGTCACACGATCATGTCGATGGGCTCGTCGAGGCCGTGAAGGACGGCGAACTGTGGAAGCTCTGGTACACGTCCGTCCCTCGCGCCGAAGACATGGGCAAGGAAATCGATCGCCGGCTTGGCCTGCAGGCGTCGGGCTCGATGCTGCCCTGGACCGTATTCGACGCCGACGGCAAAATCGCCGGGATGACCACTTACATGAACGTCGATGCGCCGAACCGGCGCGTCGAGATCGGCTCGACCTGGTATGCGCAGCGCGTGCAGCGCAGCGCAGTCAATACGCAGTGCAAATTGTTGCTGCTCGGCCACGCGTTCGAAAAGCTCGACTGCATCGCGGTCGAGTTCCGTACGCATTTCTTCAATCACCAGAGCCGGCGCGGCATCGAACGGCTCGGCGCCAAACTCGACGGCATCCTGCGCAACCATAGTATCGCGCCGAACGGCACGCTGCGCGACACGGTCGTCTACAGTATCATCGCCAGCGAATGGCCGACGGTGAGGGCGCATCTGAATTATCAACTGAATGAAAAGGCGCGGTAG
- the sseA gene encoding 3-mercaptopyruvate sulfurtransferase has protein sequence MTSPTDDPLVTTDWLAARLDDPKVKIIDASYKMPGVLPLPADDYLAAHIPGAVFFDVNAIADRNDKRPHMYPDAAQFARDVAALGISNGDTVVAYDSGTWVAAPRAWWMFLSFGHPNVKVLDGGLQKWLREGRPTHSGKVTATPGKFQARLDSSFVRSQPQLIGNLKTQAEQLVDARPRPRFEGTVAEPWPGRRSGHIPGSRNVPYAELFDPKTGAMKPLEELRQAFAGAGVDMTKPIVTTCGSGVSALVLTLALYRLGVRGMALYDGSWAEWGLPDGPEVATGPA, from the coding sequence ATGACATCACCAACCGACGATCCCCTTGTCACCACCGACTGGCTCGCCGCCCGTCTCGACGACCCAAAGGTCAAGATCATCGACGCGTCCTACAAGATGCCCGGCGTGCTGCCGCTGCCCGCGGACGATTATCTCGCCGCGCATATTCCGGGCGCGGTGTTTTTCGATGTCAACGCCATCGCCGATCGCAACGACAAGCGGCCGCATATGTATCCGGACGCCGCGCAGTTCGCGCGCGACGTCGCAGCGCTCGGCATTTCCAATGGCGACACCGTGGTCGCCTATGATTCCGGCACTTGGGTCGCCGCGCCGCGGGCGTGGTGGATGTTCCTGTCGTTCGGCCATCCCAACGTGAAAGTGCTGGATGGCGGACTGCAGAAATGGCTGCGGGAGGGACGCCCCACCCATTCCGGCAAGGTCACCGCGACACCCGGAAAATTCCAGGCCAGGCTCGATTCAAGTTTCGTCCGCAGCCAGCCGCAATTGATCGGCAATCTCAAGACGCAGGCCGAGCAATTGGTCGATGCGCGCCCGCGTCCGCGCTTCGAGGGTACGGTGGCTGAGCCGTGGCCGGGCCGCCGCTCCGGGCACATTCCCGGAAGCCGCAACGTACCCTATGCCGAATTGTTCGACCCAAAGACCGGCGCGATGAAGCCGCTTGAGGAATTGCGCCAGGCGTTTGCAGGCGCCGGCGTTGACATGACAAAACCGATCGTGACCACCTGCGGCTCCGGCGTCTCCGCGCTGGTTCTGACGCTCGCGCTCTATCGGCTCGGCGTGCGCGGCATGGCGCTCTATGACGGCTCGTGGGCTGAATGGGGTCTGCCCGACGGACCGGAGGTCGCGACCGGGCCGGCCTGA
- a CDS encoding MFS transporter codes for MTLFSFAGAMLIAASSAAVTPLYRLYQESMHLTPFWITIVFATYVASLLAALLTVGGLSDYVGRRPVILAALLLNAAAMILFAEARDVGQLILARAVQGLCVGVGTTALGAAILDTNRARGPLLNSVTAFLGMTAGSLGAAALITFAPDPLHRVYDVLLGLTALMIALLWVMPESTTRKAGALASLRPQVSVPTQSRSVLIRLTPANVAAWALGGLYLSLMPTVVATAMGVHSPWVGGVVVSALMLTAAVAVARFRDWPARRLILTGTSTLPLGVAVSMFGIQQQQVAALLAGTVIAGAGFGSTFSGTLRALLPTAGPHQRAGLLSAFYLQSYLAFSLPAVAAGLSVPLIGLSTAAYIYGAVIILLAVISMMASLWTDR; via the coding sequence ATGACGTTGTTCAGTTTCGCAGGGGCGATGCTGATCGCCGCGAGCAGCGCCGCGGTCACGCCGCTTTATCGGCTCTACCAGGAGTCGATGCATCTCACGCCGTTCTGGATCACGATCGTATTTGCGACCTACGTCGCAAGCCTGCTTGCCGCCCTGCTGACGGTCGGCGGATTGTCCGATTATGTGGGACGCCGGCCTGTGATCCTGGCGGCGCTACTCCTGAACGCCGCAGCGATGATCCTTTTCGCGGAGGCCCGGGACGTCGGGCAATTGATTCTGGCACGCGCTGTCCAGGGACTTTGCGTCGGTGTCGGCACAACTGCGTTAGGCGCGGCGATCCTTGATACCAATCGCGCGCGCGGTCCTCTGCTCAACAGCGTCACCGCCTTTCTGGGTATGACCGCCGGTTCATTGGGAGCTGCGGCACTGATTACCTTCGCGCCTGACCCGCTGCACAGGGTCTACGACGTTCTGCTTGGTCTGACCGCGCTGATGATCGCGCTGCTCTGGGTCATGCCCGAAAGTACCACGCGAAAGGCCGGCGCGCTGGCGTCGCTGCGCCCACAAGTCAGCGTGCCAACTCAGTCGAGGTCTGTCCTTATCAGGCTCACGCCCGCCAACGTGGCGGCCTGGGCGCTCGGCGGCCTCTACCTCTCGCTGATGCCGACCGTGGTAGCGACGGCGATGGGTGTCCACTCGCCCTGGGTCGGTGGCGTCGTGGTGTCAGCGCTGATGTTAACGGCGGCGGTCGCGGTAGCGAGGTTCAGGGACTGGCCGGCCCGGCGGCTGATTTTGACGGGCACCAGCACGTTGCCGTTGGGGGTAGCGGTCTCGATGTTCGGAATCCAGCAGCAGCAGGTCGCCGCGCTCTTGGCCGGGACGGTGATCGCCGGAGCGGGATTCGGATCGACCTTCTCGGGAACGCTGCGCGCGTTGCTGCCCACGGCAGGGCCCCATCAGCGCGCCGGGCTTCTCTCGGCGTTCTATCTGCAATCCTATCTGGCGTTCAGCCTGCCGGCGGTCGCCGCTGGACTTTCAGTCCCGCTGATCGGGCTTTCCACCGCCGCGTATATTTACGGCGCCGTCATCATCCTGCTTGCCGTCATATCAATGATGGCTTCGCTTTGGACCGATCGTTAA
- a CDS encoding TetR/AcrR family transcriptional regulator — MAVKERVRVGGRSARIQSAVHDAVRRLSAETDRDELTVPQIAAEAGVTPSTIYRRWGDLAALLADVAVERLRPIADPEDTGAVTSDLRAFIEQFMEEMSSPVGRALVRDVFSPPGETYPVQCGGFTREHLTTIVSRAKARGEAAFDIDEVIDHVVAPIIYHILYGDRELTLDYCHALLDRVQSMPAETARPASRSLSPGARSRDPLAPQ; from the coding sequence GTGGCCGTCAAGGAACGCGTTCGGGTCGGAGGACGGAGCGCTCGAATCCAAAGCGCGGTGCATGACGCGGTGAGGCGTCTCAGCGCCGAGACCGATCGCGATGAGCTCACGGTGCCGCAAATAGCTGCCGAGGCCGGCGTGACACCGTCGACGATCTACCGGCGATGGGGCGACCTCGCGGCGCTGCTGGCCGATGTCGCCGTCGAGCGGTTGCGGCCGATCGCCGATCCCGAAGACACCGGCGCAGTGACCTCAGACCTGCGGGCCTTCATCGAACAATTTATGGAAGAGATGTCATCGCCGGTCGGCCGGGCGCTGGTCAGGGATGTGTTTTCCCCGCCGGGGGAAACCTACCCGGTCCAGTGCGGAGGCTTTACCCGCGAACATCTGACGACCATCGTTTCGCGAGCGAAAGCGCGCGGCGAAGCGGCTTTCGATATCGATGAGGTGATCGACCACGTCGTGGCGCCGATCATCTATCATATCTTGTATGGCGATCGGGAATTGACCCTGGACTACTGCCATGCCCTGCTGGACCGGGTTCAATCGATGCCTGCCGAGACAGCGCGACCCGCGTCGCGGAGCCTGTCACCGGGCGCGCGTTCGCGCGACCCGTTGGCTCCTCAATGA
- a CDS encoding AAA family ATPase encodes MKFTGTKDYVATDDLKVAVNASIVLERPLLVKGEPGTGKTVLAEEVAKAIGAPLLTWHIKSTTKAQQGLYEYDAVSRLRDSQLGDARVSDISNYIKRGKLWDAFTAEKRPVLLIDEIDKADIEFPNDLLLELDRMEFFVYETGENIKAKLRPIVMITSNNEKELPDAFLRRCFFHYIKFPDVDTMNRIVDVHFPGIKKRLVEEALRIFFEVREVPGLKKKPSTSELLDWLKLLLNEDITPEMLRERDPRKLIPPLHGALLKNEQDVHLFERLAFLSRREV; translated from the coding sequence ATGAAATTTACCGGCACCAAAGACTATGTCGCCACCGATGACCTCAAGGTCGCGGTCAACGCCTCGATCGTGCTCGAGCGCCCGCTTCTGGTGAAGGGCGAGCCCGGCACCGGCAAGACCGTGCTGGCCGAGGAAGTTGCGAAAGCGATCGGCGCGCCGCTTCTGACCTGGCACATCAAGTCGACCACCAAGGCGCAGCAGGGCCTCTACGAATACGACGCGGTGTCGCGCCTGCGCGACAGCCAGCTCGGCGATGCCAGGGTTTCCGACATCTCCAATTACATCAAGCGCGGCAAATTATGGGATGCTTTTACGGCCGAGAAGCGCCCGGTGCTTTTGATCGACGAGATCGACAAGGCTGATATCGAATTCCCCAATGACCTGCTGCTCGAACTCGATCGCATGGAGTTCTTCGTCTACGAGACCGGCGAGAACATCAAGGCGAAACTGCGCCCGATCGTGATGATCACCTCGAACAACGAGAAGGAATTGCCCGACGCGTTCCTGCGGCGCTGTTTCTTCCACTACATCAAGTTCCCCGACGTCGACACCATGAACCGCATCGTCGACGTGCATTTTCCCGGCATCAAGAAACGCCTGGTGGAAGAAGCGTTGCGGATCTTCTTCGAGGTGCGCGAAGTGCCGGGCCTGAAGAAGAAGCCGTCGACCTCGGAGCTTCTGGACTGGCTGAAGCTTTTGTTGAACGAGGACATCACGCCCGAAATGCTCAGGGAGCGCGACCCGCGCAAGCTGATCCCGCCGCTGCACGGCGCGCTGTTGAAGAACGAGCAGGACGTGCATCTGTTCGAGCGGCTGGCGTTCTTGAGCCGGCGGGAAGTGTAG
- a CDS encoding GMC family oxidoreductase has protein sequence MTETFDYVIVGAGSAGCVLANRLSEDACNSVCVLEAGPKDWHPYIHLPAGFIKTFHMKGINWAYQQEPGPWTGGRKIYAPRGKTLGGSSSINGHIYNRGQRQDFDTWAQLGNRGWGYPDVLPYFKRLERRVGEGEDIFRGREGNLTVTTMDWKDPLCEAFMAGAISLGIPKNPDYNGAIQEGVSYAQRTIKNGLRVSAATAFLHPAEKRPNVHVRTHAHATEIIFEGKRAVGVRYIKGGKGGKPFEVRANKEVILSGGTYNSPQLLQLSGVGSPDLLRSHGIVVRHALPGVGEGLQDHYAPRSVARVKNIKTINERRRGLSLALEAIKWATTRRGLLSLSPTMVYCFWHSGETTESSDLQLTFTPASYKEGVQGQLEDEPGMTVASWQQRPESRGYVRIRSADPFAPPIIQTNYLVAELDRRVIVAGMKLARRLLASAPLAPYYAYEDFPGPGVQTDDEFLGAATQRGTTTFHPGCTCRMGPADSSWAVVDDQLRVHGLQGLRVVDASIMPRMISANLNASTLMIADKASDLIRGRTPLEAVAVPGAGV, from the coding sequence ATGACCGAGACATTCGACTATGTGATCGTGGGCGCGGGCTCCGCCGGATGCGTGCTGGCGAACCGGCTGAGCGAAGATGCCTGCAACAGCGTCTGCGTGCTGGAGGCGGGCCCCAAGGATTGGCATCCTTACATCCATCTGCCGGCGGGTTTCATAAAAACCTTCCACATGAAGGGCATCAACTGGGCCTACCAGCAGGAGCCGGGCCCGTGGACCGGCGGCCGGAAGATCTACGCGCCGCGCGGCAAGACGCTCGGCGGCTCCTCCTCGATCAACGGTCACATCTACAACCGCGGCCAGCGCCAGGATTTCGACACCTGGGCGCAGCTCGGCAATCGCGGCTGGGGTTATCCGGACGTGCTGCCTTATTTCAAGCGGCTGGAGCGGCGGGTCGGCGAGGGCGAGGATATTTTTCGCGGCCGCGAGGGCAATCTCACCGTTACCACCATGGACTGGAAGGATCCGCTCTGCGAGGCCTTCATGGCCGGTGCGATATCGCTCGGCATCCCGAAAAACCCCGATTACAACGGCGCGATCCAGGAGGGCGTCTCGTACGCCCAGCGCACCATCAAGAACGGCCTGCGCGTCAGTGCCGCGACCGCGTTCCTGCATCCGGCGGAGAAACGGCCCAACGTCCATGTCCGTACCCACGCGCATGCGACTGAGATCATCTTCGAGGGCAAGCGCGCGGTCGGCGTGCGTTACATCAAGGGCGGCAAGGGCGGTAAGCCGTTCGAGGTGCGCGCCAACAAGGAAGTGATCCTCTCCGGCGGCACCTACAACTCGCCGCAACTCTTGCAATTATCCGGCGTCGGATCGCCTGACCTGCTGCGCTCGCACGGCATCGTGGTGCGCCATGCGCTACCGGGCGTCGGCGAGGGATTGCAGGACCATTACGCGCCGCGCTCGGTCGCCCGCGTCAAGAACATCAAAACCATCAACGAACGCCGGCGCGGGCTGAGCCTCGCGCTGGAGGCGATCAAATGGGCGACGACGCGGCGCGGCCTGTTGTCGCTGTCGCCGACCATGGTCTACTGCTTCTGGCACTCCGGCGAGACCACCGAGAGCTCCGATCTGCAATTGACCTTTACGCCCGCGAGCTACAAGGAGGGCGTGCAGGGACAGCTCGAGGACGAGCCCGGCATGACCGTCGCCTCCTGGCAGCAGCGGCCCGAAAGCCGCGGCTATGTCCGCATCCGCTCCGCCGATCCGTTTGCGCCGCCGATCATCCAGACCAATTATCTGGTCGCCGAACTCGACCGCCGCGTCATCGTCGCCGGCATGAAGCTGGCGCGGCGATTGCTCGCCTCCGCGCCGCTTGCACCCTATTACGCCTATGAGGATTTTCCCGGACCGGGCGTGCAGACCGACGACGAATTTTTGGGCGCCGCGACGCAGCGCGGTACCACCACCTTCCATCCCGGCTGCACCTGCCGCATGGGCCCGGCCGACAGCTCCTGGGCCGTGGTCGACGATCAGCTGCGTGTGCACGGGCTGCAAGGTTTGCGCGTGGTCGATGCTTCCATCATGCCGCGGATGATCTCGGCCAATCTCAACGCCTCGACGCTGATGATTGCCGATAAGGCGTCGGACCTGATCCGCGGCCGCACGCCGCTGGAGGCGGTCGCTGTTCCCGGTGCGGGCGTCTGA
- a CDS encoding D-2-hydroxyacid dehydrogenase family protein: protein MTRLRCAILDDYINLALRVADWSKVSDRVDITVFNQPFASTEAAASALKGFEIICAMRERTPFPRALFAALPKLKLLITSGMRNAAIDMEAAKDHKVVLCGTQWGRDPTAPLTMGLILELTRNIGRENARMHAGEALQKFVGIEIEGRTLGVVGLGKLGAKVSGLAKAFGMNVIAWSPNLTAERCKEVGVAYATKEELFSTADIVTVHVVLSQRSRGLVGREDLARMKPTSYLVNTARGPIVDEAALLETLSERKIAGAAVDVFSVEPLPVDHPFRKLDNIVLTPHLGYVTEESFRSHYNQMVEGIDAWFKGETLRRLA from the coding sequence ATGACGCGGCTGCGCTGTGCAATTCTCGATGACTATATCAATTTGGCGTTGCGGGTCGCGGACTGGTCGAAAGTCTCCGACCGCGTCGACATCACGGTGTTCAACCAGCCCTTTGCTTCCACCGAGGCCGCAGCCAGCGCGCTGAAGGGTTTCGAGATCATCTGCGCGATGCGCGAGCGCACGCCGTTTCCGCGCGCGCTGTTTGCCGCATTGCCGAAGCTGAAGCTGCTGATCACCTCGGGCATGCGCAATGCCGCGATCGATATGGAGGCCGCCAAGGACCACAAGGTGGTCTTGTGCGGCACGCAATGGGGCCGCGACCCCACCGCGCCCTTGACCATGGGCCTGATCCTGGAACTGACCCGCAATATCGGCCGCGAGAATGCGCGCATGCATGCGGGCGAAGCGTTGCAGAAATTCGTCGGCATCGAGATCGAGGGCCGGACGCTCGGCGTGGTCGGCCTCGGCAAATTAGGCGCCAAGGTTTCAGGGCTGGCAAAAGCGTTCGGGATGAACGTGATCGCCTGGAGCCCGAACCTGACGGCGGAGCGATGCAAGGAGGTCGGCGTCGCCTACGCCACCAAGGAGGAGCTGTTTTCGACCGCCGACATCGTCACCGTCCATGTGGTGCTGAGCCAGCGCTCGCGCGGATTGGTCGGACGGGAGGATTTGGCGCGGATGAAGCCGACCAGCTACCTCGTCAACACCGCGCGCGGGCCGATCGTCGATGAAGCGGCACTTCTGGAAACCCTGAGCGAGCGGAAGATCGCGGGTGCAGCGGTCGACGTGTTCTCGGTCGAGCCGCTGCCGGTGGATCATCCCTTCAGAAAACTCGACAACATCGTGCTGACGCCGCATCTCGGCTATGTCACCGAGGAGAGCTTTCGCTCGCACTACAACCAGATGGTCGAAGGCATCGACGCCTGGTTCAAGGGCGAGACGCTGCGACGATTGGCGTAG
- a CDS encoding L,D-transpeptidase: MMTKRILTICTAVAAVAAGTSLALAQSYPPPPGGVYSTAPQPYVPGGYPADYRRGPGTPDFDALDDDEAMNSPALPPPGPVLSPDDPRYGRRPVYTDRSTPPAPMPTGPILSPDDPRYGRPDGPPPAYTDRSGAPTGPILSPDDPRYGRRDGPPPVIYSNRAPEDGAPRPPETVGGQGSVTGSVQPQQPPVGADGKPMVLSALPPDEQPEVAPVQLAPNLRRQEVAFATKEPAGTLIVDTPNTYLYYVLGGGRAIRYGVRVGRDGFTWTGVQKISRKAEWPDWHPPPEMIDRQPYLPRFMAGGPGNPLGARAMYLGNTVYRIHGTNQPSTIGKFVSSGCIGMLNEDVSDLFDRVKVGTRVVVRPGGPPPGTTTASAQPLPPGPLSPGPAGAAPPPAQVPAQVSGVAPGTQPTVVPQLPAPVTVR; the protein is encoded by the coding sequence ATGATGACCAAACGCATTCTGACGATTTGCACTGCCGTGGCAGCTGTCGCGGCGGGAACCTCGCTCGCGCTGGCACAGTCCTATCCGCCACCCCCCGGCGGTGTTTATTCGACGGCGCCGCAGCCGTATGTCCCGGGTGGCTACCCCGCCGACTATCGTCGCGGACCGGGAACGCCGGATTTCGATGCGTTGGACGATGACGAGGCGATGAATTCCCCGGCGCTGCCGCCGCCCGGCCCGGTGCTTTCGCCGGACGATCCGCGTTACGGCCGCCGTCCCGTCTATACCGACCGCAGCACGCCTCCCGCTCCGATGCCCACCGGTCCGATCCTGTCGCCGGATGACCCTCGTTACGGCCGCCCGGATGGACCCCCGCCGGCCTATACCGACCGGAGCGGCGCGCCGACCGGTCCGATCCTGTCCCCCGATGATCCGCGCTACGGCCGTCGCGACGGACCGCCGCCCGTGATCTATTCCAACCGCGCTCCCGAAGACGGCGCACCTCGTCCGCCGGAGACGGTTGGCGGCCAAGGCAGCGTTACCGGATCGGTGCAGCCGCAGCAGCCTCCGGTCGGCGCCGACGGCAAGCCGATGGTGCTATCCGCGCTGCCGCCGGACGAGCAGCCGGAGGTCGCGCCGGTGCAGCTCGCGCCGAACCTGCGCCGCCAGGAAGTGGCTTTCGCTACCAAGGAACCGGCGGGAACGCTGATCGTCGATACCCCGAACACCTATCTCTATTACGTGCTGGGTGGCGGGCGCGCGATCCGCTACGGCGTCCGCGTCGGCCGCGACGGATTTACCTGGACCGGCGTGCAGAAAATCTCGCGCAAGGCCGAGTGGCCGGATTGGCATCCGCCGCCGGAGATGATCGACCGCCAGCCTTATTTGCCGCGCTTCATGGCGGGCGGCCCGGGCAATCCGCTCGGCGCGCGCGCAATGTATCTCGGTAACACGGTCTATCGCATTCACGGCACCAACCAACCCTCGACGATCGGCAAGTTCGTCTCCTCGGGCTGTATCGGCATGCTGAACGAGGACGTCTCGGACCTGTTCGACCGCGTCAAGGTCGGCACCCGCGTGGTCGTGCGGCCCGGCGGCCCGCCGCCGGGAACCACCACCGCGTCGGCCCAGCCGCTGCCACCCGGGCCGCTGTCGCCCGGACCCGCAGGTGCCGCGCCGCCACCCGCCCAAGTACCCGCCCAAGTATCGGGCGTCGCCCCCGGCACCCAGCCGACCGTCGTGCCGCAGCTGCCGGCGCCGGTGACGGTGCGCTAA
- a CDS encoding rhodanese-like domain-containing protein produces the protein MPQTIHRGIKSLIDEANAQIETVSASQAIEAAKGDDVVIVDIRDPREIERDGRIPGAFSCTRGMLEFWIDPASPYAKPVFQQDKKFIFHCAGGMRSALAAKTAQDMGLKPVAHMGGGFAAWRDAGGPIEKWEPKKPKG, from the coding sequence ATGCCCCAGACCATTCACCGCGGTATAAAATCCCTGATCGATGAGGCCAATGCGCAGATCGAAACGGTGAGCGCATCGCAGGCCATCGAGGCCGCCAAGGGCGATGACGTCGTGATCGTCGATATCCGCGATCCCCGCGAGATCGAGCGCGATGGCAGGATTCCCGGCGCCTTCTCCTGCACCCGCGGCATGCTGGAATTCTGGATCGACCCGGCGAGCCCCTACGCAAAGCCGGTTTTTCAGCAGGACAAGAAGTTCATCTTTCACTGCGCCGGCGGCATGCGCTCGGCGCTGGCAGCAAAGACCGCGCAGGACATGGGACTGAAGCCGGTCGCCCATATGGGCGGCGGCTTTGCCGCCTGGCGCGATGCCGGCGGGCCAATCGAGAAATGGGAACCGAAGAAGCCGAAGGGTTAG
- a CDS encoding GlsB/YeaQ/YmgE family stress response membrane protein, with product MGILAALVIGAIAGWLAGLIVRGAGFGLIGNIVVGIIGALVASWLLPQLGVVLASGTLGAIIDATVGAVIVLVILSLIRRV from the coding sequence ATGGGTATTTTAGCGGCACTCGTGATCGGCGCGATCGCCGGCTGGCTCGCCGGGCTGATCGTGCGCGGCGCCGGTTTCGGGCTGATCGGAAACATCGTGGTCGGCATCATCGGCGCGCTGGTCGCAAGCTGGCTGTTGCCGCAACTGGGCGTCGTGCTCGCTTCCGGTACGCTCGGCGCAATCATCGATGCTACCGTCGGCGCGGTGATCGTTCTCGTCATTCTCTCGCTGATCAGGCGCGTTTGA
- a CDS encoding vWA domain-containing protein — MFLQFFTSLRDAQVPVTLREYLTLMEALDADLAEQTVENFYYLSRAALVKDERNLDKFDRVFGTVFKGLESLLDAMEKADIPAEWLKKLAEKYLTEEEKKQIEAMGWDKLMETLRQRLKEQKGRHQGGNKWIGTAGTSPFGAEGYNPEGIRIGQEKNRNNRAVKVWDKREFRDLDGNVELGIRNIKIALRRLRKFARTGAPDELDLDTTIKETANHGYLDVHMRPERRNAVKVLVFFDIGGSMDSHIEQVEELFSAAKTEFKHMEYFYFHNCLYEGVWKQNRRRFTDRTPTWDVLHKYPHDYKVVFVGDASMSPYEIMVPGGSVEHVNEEAGSVWLDRITRTYPHAVWLNPVAQKHWDYSESTTIIRRLFSDRMFPITIEGLEGAMKELVR; from the coding sequence ATGTTCCTGCAATTTTTCACATCGCTGCGCGACGCGCAGGTCCCGGTGACCTTGCGTGAATATCTGACGCTGATGGAGGCGCTTGACGCCGACCTCGCCGAGCAGACGGTGGAGAATTTTTACTACCTTTCGCGCGCGGCGTTGGTGAAGGACGAACGCAATCTCGACAAGTTCGATCGCGTATTCGGCACCGTGTTCAAGGGGCTGGAAAGCCTGCTCGACGCCATGGAGAAGGCGGACATTCCGGCCGAATGGCTGAAGAAGCTCGCCGAAAAATATCTCACCGAGGAAGAGAAGAAGCAGATCGAGGCGATGGGCTGGGACAAGCTCATGGAGACCTTGCGCCAGCGCCTGAAGGAACAAAAGGGCCGGCATCAGGGCGGCAACAAATGGATCGGCACCGCAGGCACCTCGCCGTTTGGGGCCGAGGGCTATAATCCCGAAGGCATCCGGATCGGGCAGGAGAAGAACCGCAACAACCGTGCGGTGAAGGTATGGGACAAGCGCGAATTCAGGGATCTCGACGGCAATGTCGAGCTCGGCATCCGCAACATCAAGATCGCGCTCCGGCGCCTGCGCAAATTCGCCCGCACCGGCGCACCGGATGAACTCGATCTCGACACCACGATCAAGGAGACCGCCAACCACGGCTATCTCGACGTCCACATGCGCCCCGAGCGGCGCAACGCGGTCAAGGTGCTGGTGTTCTTCGATATCGGCGGCTCGATGGATTCGCATATCGAGCAGGTCGAGGAATTGTTCTCGGCGGCAAAGACCGAATTCAAGCACATGGAATATTTCTACTTCCACAACTGTCTCTATGAGGGCGTGTGGAAGCAGAACCGCCGGCGCTTCACCGACCGCACGCCGACCTGGGATGTGCTGCACAAATATCCGCACGACTACAAGGTGGTGTTCGTCGGCGATGCCTCGATGTCGCCTTACGAGATCATGGTCCCCGGTGGCTCGGTCGAGCATGTCAACGAGGAGGCCGGATCGGTCTGGCTCGATCGCATCACCCGCACCTATCCGCACGCGGTGTGGCTCAATCCGGTGGCGCAGAAGCACTGGGACTATTCGGAATCCACCACCATCATCCGCCGGCTGTTTTCGGACCGCATGTTCCCGATCACGATCGAGGGCCTCGAAGGCGCAATGAAGGAATTGGTGCGGTAA